The sequence below is a genomic window from Synechococcus sp. PCC 7335.
GTTATCTTTTTGGCAACTGAGTGATGTTGTTGCTCCGTCGCTGATTTTGGGGCAGGCGATTGGTCGCTGGGGAAATTTCTTCAACTCAGAGGCCTATGGAGCGCCGACCGATTTGCCGTGGAAACTGTTTATTCCACTCTCTAATAGACCGCCTAGTCTACGTGAGTTTGAATACTTTCATCCTACTTTCCTTTACGAGTCTCTGTGGAATTTAGGCGTGTTTTCGCTGCTGCTGTGGTTGTTTTTCTGGGGGTTGAAGCGGCCTCAGAAGTTTAGAGCCGGAACGCTGTTTTTAGTTTATCTAATTGCCTATAGTCTTGGCCGGGTGTGGATCGAGGGACTACGAACCGATAGCTTGATGTTTGGTCCAATCAAGATGGCCCAGCTGGTAAGTCTGATTGGAATTGCCATAGGTAGTGCGGGTCTGGTTTGGACCTATGGCTTGGGTAAGCAACTGCCTGATACCGTACCAGTGAGTCGATTGCGAGCTAGAGAGCGGAAGGCCAAAGATAAAAGGGCCAAAGAAGAGCTCTAAAGACAATATGTAAATAGATAAATATAAATAGATAAAATCAAAAAAAGAAAATCAAAAAAAGAAAAAGCTCCAAAGGACTAAAAAAGACCTTCAGAGCTCTGAATCAGGGTGCATCTACATACCAACATGCAGGATTTTTGGACAGCCTTTTGTGATTCACGTTCACCTTTATTTAGTCTTCAAGAAACGGCTGTAAATAGTAGTGAATTGATGAATACTGACGTCGTATAGCAACTTTATTTGATGTTGGTTCGTACTTATAGTCGCCTTAAAAACAACTTATTTTTAACCCGTTCCGTTTAGTATCTTTTTAGACTCATGATTGTAAGGTTTGCATGGATTTTCTGACTCATTCTACTCGGCCTGTGCCGGCTGTTTATATTGTTGGTGCGGGTCCAGGCGACCCAGAGTTGTTAACAGTTAAGGCTCAAAAGCTTATTGCACGAGC
It includes:
- the lgt gene encoding prolipoprotein diacylglyceryl transferase: MPVHSPRSPLLTGLLAVFQSPGPDIVSIGPLTLRWYGLLIASAVLIGVALSQYLSRKRGIDPEKVGDMVIWLVVAAIPCARLYYVLFEWSSYADRPGDIIAIWRGGIAIHGAVIGGTLATILFAKLNRLSFWQLSDVVAPSLILGQAIGRWGNFFNSEAYGAPTDLPWKLFIPLSNRPPSLREFEYFHPTFLYESLWNLGVFSLLLWLFFWGLKRPQKFRAGTLFLVYLIAYSLGRVWIEGLRTDSLMFGPIKMAQLVSLIGIAIGSAGLVWTYGLGKQLPDTVPVSRLRARERKAKDKRAKEEL